One stretch of Streptomyces agglomeratus DNA includes these proteins:
- a CDS encoding PP2C family protein-serine/threonine phosphatase has protein sequence MAAGVGTESFSARTRKSAHRARIALRKSGVDYFRGDGSDWIALAGLLLTVPAIVLGTIVSPVWCAPAMLVLPIVAGGLLLRPASLLGLYAAAAGGLIVESVALGPYAGGPATVTPGTVLTVAACGFFGLIIAQFRARVGVPWRRGGTMLFDLRERIRVQSALPRLPKNWHSEMALRPAGGQSFSGDFVVAARTNGGRTLEVVLTDVSGKGMDAASRALLLSGAFGGLLGSLPPHGFLPAANGYLLRQDWEEGFATSIHLVLDLDSGDYELLSAGHLPALQLHAGSGRWEEKSGEGPLLGVYDGAQFDSCKGSLEPGDVLMLFTDGLVEASGRDIAEGIDRLTGEADRYVSCGFQGAAWHLIEAVAKDVNDDRALLLICHDA, from the coding sequence ATGGCAGCTGGAGTGGGAACCGAATCGTTCTCGGCACGGACGCGCAAGTCGGCGCACCGGGCCCGGATCGCGCTGCGCAAATCCGGCGTCGACTACTTCCGGGGAGACGGCTCGGACTGGATCGCCCTGGCCGGCCTGCTGCTGACGGTCCCGGCGATCGTCCTCGGCACGATCGTGTCGCCGGTCTGGTGCGCGCCGGCCATGCTCGTGCTGCCGATCGTGGCCGGCGGCCTGCTGCTGCGCCCCGCAAGCCTGCTCGGCCTGTACGCCGCGGCCGCCGGCGGGCTGATCGTCGAGTCGGTCGCGCTCGGCCCCTACGCGGGGGGCCCGGCCACGGTCACCCCCGGCACCGTCCTCACGGTCGCGGCCTGCGGCTTCTTCGGCCTGATCATCGCCCAGTTCCGGGCCAGGGTCGGCGTTCCGTGGCGACGCGGCGGCACGATGCTCTTCGACCTGCGCGAACGCATCCGGGTACAGAGCGCGCTGCCCCGCCTGCCGAAGAACTGGCACAGCGAGATGGCCCTGCGCCCGGCGGGCGGCCAGTCCTTCTCCGGCGACTTCGTGGTCGCGGCCCGCACGAACGGCGGCCGCACCCTGGAGGTCGTACTCACCGACGTGTCGGGCAAGGGCATGGACGCCGCCTCGCGTGCCCTGCTCCTGTCCGGCGCGTTCGGCGGACTGCTGGGCTCGCTCCCGCCGCACGGCTTCCTCCCCGCCGCCAACGGCTACCTGCTGCGCCAGGACTGGGAGGAGGGTTTCGCGACCTCCATCCACCTGGTCCTGGACCTGGACTCCGGCGACTACGAACTCCTGTCGGCGGGTCACCTCCCCGCTCTCCAGCTGCACGCGGGCAGCGGACGCTGGGAGGAGAAGTCCGGCGAGGGCCCGCTGCTCGGTGTGTACGACGGCGCCCAGTTCGACTCCTGCAAGGGCTCGCTGGAGCCCGGCGACGTACTGATGCTGTTCACCGACGGCCTGGTGGAGGCGTCGGGCCGGGACATCGCGGAAGGCATCGACCGCCTGACCGGCGAGGCCGACCGTTACGTGTCCTGCGGCTTCCAGGGCGCCGCGTGGCACCTGATCGAAGCGGTGGCGAAGGACGTCAACGACGACCGCGCGCTCCTCCTGATCTGCCACGACGCGTAA
- a CDS encoding HD domain-containing protein: MPNLTLAEVEAVARAAHATQTDKAGRPYTEHLAAVAEGVRARGGSEEQIAAAWLHDAVEDGALSAGWLAAAELPQATKDMVLAVTKRPGEDLRAYTRRVLATPGALLVKEADLAHNADPGRLAVLDEATRARLTLKYAEVHRLLGLEPRPGTAARTASL; encoded by the coding sequence ATGCCGAATCTGACACTGGCCGAGGTCGAGGCCGTGGCCCGGGCCGCGCACGCCACCCAGACCGACAAGGCCGGCCGCCCGTACACCGAGCATCTCGCCGCCGTCGCCGAGGGCGTCCGCGCGCGGGGCGGCTCCGAGGAGCAGATCGCCGCGGCCTGGCTGCACGACGCGGTCGAGGACGGCGCACTGTCGGCGGGGTGGCTGGCGGCGGCGGAACTTCCGCAGGCCACCAAGGACATGGTGCTCGCGGTGACCAAGCGCCCGGGGGAGGACCTGCGCGCGTACACCCGGCGCGTCCTCGCGACGCCCGGAGCGCTCCTGGTCAAGGAGGCGGACCTCGCACACAACGCGGACCCCGGCCGTCTCGCCGTACTCGACGAGGCGACCAGGGCCCGGCTCACGCTCAAATACGCGGAGGTACACCGTCTCCTAGGACTGGAACCCCGGCCCGGGACCGCTGCCCGGACCGCCTCCCTCTAG
- a CDS encoding Fpg/Nei family DNA glycosylase — MPEGHTIHRLADDHRARFLGTPVRVTSPQGKFADSAALLDGAGLNAADAHGKHLFLGFEDTGWVHIHLGLFGKLGFGAAPAPPPTDTVRLRLVNADHYADLRGPTTCALITDGEKQAIHDRLGPDPLRPDAAPDKAWQRVSRSRTTIAALLMDQKVVAGVGNVYRAEVLFRHGIDPYRAGRDLTRREWDAIWEDLAVLMREGVRNNRIDTVRPAHMPEAMGRPPRVDDHGGEVYVYRRANLPCHICGGEIRTAGLAARNLFWCPGCQG; from the coding sequence ATGCCCGAGGGGCACACCATCCACCGCCTGGCGGACGACCACCGCGCCCGCTTCCTGGGCACGCCGGTACGCGTCACCAGTCCCCAGGGCAAGTTCGCGGACAGCGCCGCCCTCCTGGACGGCGCCGGGCTGAACGCCGCCGACGCACACGGCAAGCACCTCTTCCTCGGCTTCGAGGACACCGGCTGGGTCCACATCCACCTCGGCCTCTTCGGCAAGCTCGGCTTCGGCGCGGCCCCCGCTCCACCCCCCACCGACACGGTCCGCCTGCGCCTGGTCAACGCCGACCACTACGCCGACCTGCGCGGTCCCACCACCTGCGCCCTGATCACCGACGGTGAGAAGCAGGCGATACACGACCGCCTCGGCCCGGACCCCCTGCGCCCCGATGCTGCGCCCGACAAGGCATGGCAGCGCGTCTCCCGCAGCCGCACCACCATCGCCGCGCTGCTCATGGACCAGAAGGTCGTCGCGGGCGTCGGCAACGTCTACCGCGCCGAAGTCCTCTTCCGGCACGGCATCGACCCGTACCGCGCGGGCAGGGACCTCACCCGCCGCGAGTGGGACGCGATCTGGGAGGACCTTGCCGTCCTCATGCGCGAGGGCGTACGGAACAACCGCATCGACACGGTCCGCCCCGCACACATGCCCGAAGCGATGGGCCGCCCGCCCCGGGTCGACGACCACGGCGGCGAGGTCTACGTCTACCGCAGGGCGAACCTTCCCTGCCACATCTGTGGCGGCGAGATCCGCACCGCCGGTCTCGCCGCCCGCAACCTCTTCTGGTGCCCGGGCTGCCAGGGCTGA
- a CDS encoding biotin transporter BioY, with protein MSTVAATARPGAVLADLLPSTTTAARAFARDAALVLGGAALTGIAAQIAVPVPGSPVPVTGQTFAALLVGTAVGARRGFLSLALYALVGMAGVPWFAGGTSGAGGASFGYVLGMLLAATVVGALARRGGDRSVLRTAGTMVLGSALIYAIGVPYLALSTGMSLSAAVAVGLVPFLIGDALKAALAMGALPTAWKLVDRG; from the coding sequence ATGAGCACTGTTGCCGCCACCGCCCGCCCCGGAGCGGTCCTCGCCGACCTGCTGCCCTCCACCACCACCGCCGCGCGGGCCTTCGCCCGCGACGCGGCCCTGGTGCTCGGCGGCGCCGCGCTCACCGGCATCGCGGCCCAGATCGCGGTCCCGGTCCCGGGCTCCCCGGTCCCCGTCACCGGCCAGACCTTCGCGGCGCTGCTGGTCGGCACCGCCGTCGGCGCCCGCCGCGGCTTCCTCTCCCTCGCGCTGTACGCCCTGGTCGGCATGGCCGGCGTGCCGTGGTTCGCGGGCGGCACCTCGGGCGCGGGCGGCGCCTCCTTCGGCTACGTACTCGGCATGCTGCTGGCCGCCACCGTGGTCGGCGCACTGGCCCGCCGGGGCGGCGACCGCTCGGTGCTGCGCACCGCGGGCACGATGGTCCTGGGCTCGGCGCTCATCTACGCGATCGGCGTCCCGTACCTCGCCCTCTCGACCGGCATGTCGCTGAGCGCGGCGGTGGCGGTGGGCCTCGTCCCGTTCCTGATCGGCGACGCGCTGAAGGCGGCGCTGGCGATGGGCGCGCTGCCGACGGCGTGGAAGCTCGTCGACCGCGGCTGA
- a CDS encoding GNAT family N-acetyltransferase, whose amino-acid sequence MTTELRVLRASEWDDWFEAVELAFGGVPESAEERAFDRAVTEPARSLGVWDGQQCVGTASAFSFRLSVPGGALVPAAGVSLVSVAATHRRRGVLTEMMRRQLYDVREWGEPLALLTASEPAIYGRFGYGAATQQLAAEIDTARVRLEVPPGTDDVRLRSAAPADVRDACETVYARNVPARPGMLARRPHWDRMPLLDPESDRDGASPLRCVLAERAGDVVGYARFHFKPEWKWAGSDATVVLRDLEALDPAANAALWRFLFDIDLASKVWVRNRPVDDAWQHLVSDIRRCDVRVRDSLYVRLVGLGAALEARAYQAPVDVVFEVADAFCPWNEGRWRLTGDAKGGASCKRTDEAADLALSVRELGAAYLGGVSLASLAAAGRVRELRPGALAEASQAFGAGVAPWLPHGF is encoded by the coding sequence ATGACCACCGAATTACGCGTGTTGCGTGCGAGTGAGTGGGACGACTGGTTCGAGGCGGTCGAGCTCGCCTTCGGGGGTGTGCCCGAGAGTGCGGAGGAGCGGGCGTTCGACCGCGCGGTGACCGAGCCGGCCCGCAGCCTCGGCGTCTGGGACGGGCAGCAGTGCGTCGGCACGGCGAGCGCGTTCTCCTTCCGGCTGTCCGTGCCGGGCGGCGCGCTGGTGCCCGCGGCCGGTGTGAGCCTGGTGAGCGTCGCGGCGACGCACCGGCGGCGCGGCGTCCTGACCGAGATGATGCGGCGCCAGCTCTACGACGTGCGGGAATGGGGCGAGCCGCTCGCGCTGCTCACCGCTTCCGAGCCAGCGATCTACGGACGTTTCGGGTACGGCGCGGCAACACAGCAGCTGGCCGCGGAGATCGACACGGCGCGGGTGCGGCTGGAGGTGCCGCCCGGGACGGACGACGTACGGCTGCGGTCCGCCGCGCCGGCGGACGTGCGGGACGCCTGCGAGACGGTGTACGCGCGGAACGTGCCGGCCCGGCCCGGGATGCTCGCCCGCAGGCCGCACTGGGACCGGATGCCGCTGCTCGACCCGGAGAGCGACCGGGACGGCGCGTCGCCGCTGCGGTGCGTACTGGCCGAGCGTGCGGGCGATGTGGTGGGGTATGCCCGGTTCCACTTCAAGCCGGAGTGGAAATGGGCCGGTTCCGACGCCACGGTCGTGCTGCGGGACCTGGAGGCGCTCGACCCCGCGGCGAACGCCGCGCTGTGGCGCTTCCTCTTCGACATCGACCTGGCATCGAAGGTCTGGGTCCGCAACCGGCCCGTGGACGACGCCTGGCAGCACCTTGTCTCGGACATCCGGCGGTGCGACGTACGGGTGCGGGACTCGCTCTATGTGCGGCTGGTGGGGCTGGGGGCGGCGCTGGAGGCGCGCGCGTACCAGGCCCCGGTGGACGTCGTCTTCGAGGTGGCCGACGCCTTCTGCCCCTGGAACGAGGGGCGTTGGCGGCTGACCGGAGACGCGAAGGGCGGTGCGTCGTGCAAGCGTACGGACGAGGCGGCGGATCTGGCGCTGTCCGTACGGGAGCTGGGGGCGGCGTACCTCGGCGGCGTCAGCCTGGCCTCGCTGGCGGCGGCGGGGCGGGTGCGTGAGCTGCGGCCGGGGGCGCTCGCCGAGGCGTCGCAGGCGTTCGGCGCGGGGGTCGCGCCCTGGCTTCCGCACGGGTTCTGA
- a CDS encoding amino acid permease, which translates to MSAQPTLAKAGGNPVQPGNPQSSDGLQAGLKNRHLSMIAIGGVIGAGLFVGSSGGIAAAGPAILLSYTLVGALVVFVMRMLGEMAAANPTSGSFSAYADRALGRWAGFSIGWLYWFFWVVVLAVEATAGAKILEGWIPAVPQWGWALIVMVVLTATNLVSVSSYGEFEFWFAGIKVVAIGGFVVIGLLAVFGVLPGSDNPGTGFAHLTDSGGFFPHGPGAILTGVLMVVFSFMGSEIVTLAAGESSDPQRAVTKATNSVIWRIGVFYLGSIFVVLTLLPWNDKSILKDGSYVAALNSIGIPHAGQIMNVIVLTAVLSCLNSGLYTASRMAFSLGQRGDAPKSFAVTNKQGVPTAAILSSVAFGFVAVFFNYKWPDTVFAFLLNSSGAVALFVWLVICFTQLRMRGIILREAPENLIVKMWLFPYLTWATAAMITFVIVYMAFDDAAREQVLLSLLVAAVVVGIAFVREKLRRGREANGLAGVETVETVEK; encoded by the coding sequence ATGAGCGCGCAGCCGACCCTTGCGAAGGCAGGCGGAAACCCGGTACAGCCAGGGAATCCGCAGTCTTCGGACGGTCTCCAGGCCGGTCTCAAGAACCGCCATCTGTCCATGATCGCCATTGGCGGTGTCATCGGCGCCGGTCTGTTCGTGGGATCGAGCGGCGGCATCGCGGCCGCCGGTCCGGCGATTCTTCTGTCGTACACACTCGTCGGCGCCCTTGTCGTCTTCGTCATGCGGATGCTCGGCGAGATGGCCGCCGCGAACCCGACGTCCGGCTCCTTCTCGGCGTACGCGGACCGCGCGCTCGGGCGCTGGGCCGGGTTCTCCATCGGCTGGCTCTACTGGTTCTTCTGGGTCGTGGTGCTGGCGGTCGAGGCGACCGCGGGCGCGAAGATCCTCGAAGGCTGGATACCCGCCGTGCCGCAGTGGGGCTGGGCGCTGATCGTGATGGTCGTGCTGACCGCCACGAACCTGGTGTCCGTCTCGTCCTACGGTGAGTTCGAGTTCTGGTTCGCCGGGATCAAGGTCGTGGCGATCGGCGGCTTCGTCGTCATCGGTCTGCTGGCCGTCTTCGGTGTGCTGCCGGGGTCCGACAACCCGGGCACCGGGTTCGCGCACCTGACCGACAGCGGCGGGTTCTTCCCGCACGGGCCCGGCGCGATCCTGACCGGTGTGCTGATGGTCGTCTTCTCGTTCATGGGCAGCGAGATCGTCACGCTGGCCGCCGGCGAGTCCTCGGACCCGCAGCGCGCCGTGACCAAGGCCACGAACAGCGTGATCTGGCGCATCGGCGTCTTCTACCTCGGTTCGATCTTCGTCGTGCTGACGCTGCTGCCGTGGAACGACAAGTCGATCCTCAAGGACGGCTCGTACGTCGCCGCTCTGAACTCGATCGGCATCCCGCACGCCGGCCAGATCATGAACGTCATCGTGCTGACCGCCGTGCTGTCGTGCCTGAACTCCGGGCTCTACACCGCCTCGCGGATGGCGTTCTCGCTGGGGCAGCGCGGTGACGCGCCGAAGTCGTTCGCGGTCACGAACAAGCAGGGTGTACCCACGGCGGCGATCCTGTCGTCGGTCGCCTTCGGCTTCGTGGCGGTCTTCTTCAACTACAAGTGGCCCGACACGGTGTTCGCGTTCCTGCTGAACTCCTCGGGCGCTGTGGCGCTGTTCGTCTGGCTGGTCATCTGCTTCACGCAGCTGCGCATGCGCGGCATCATCCTGCGCGAGGCGCCGGAGAACCTGATCGTGAAGATGTGGCTCTTCCCGTACCTGACGTGGGCGACCGCCGCGATGATCACCTTCGTGATCGTCTACATGGCGTTCGACGACGCGGCGCGCGAGCAGGTGCTGCTGTCGCTGCTGGTGGCCGCTGTCGTGGTCGGCATCGCGTTCGTGCGCGAGAAGCTGCGGCGCGGCCGGGAGGCGAACGGCCTCGCGGGCGTCGAGACCGTCGAGACTGTCGAGAAGTAG